The Anastrepha ludens isolate Willacy chromosome 2, idAnaLude1.1, whole genome shotgun sequence genome contains a region encoding:
- the LOC128857893 gene encoding transmembrane emp24 domain-containing protein eca, with translation MVKNLITAAVLFCALQTTFGLYFHIAETERKCFIEEVPDETTVIVNYKVELYDPRSNGFMPSSPGIGMHVEVRDSDDKVILSRVYSSEGRISFTSHIPGEHVICMYSNSTAWFSGAQLRIHLDIQVGEHAIDYANVAQKEKLTELQLRIRQLLDQVEQITKEQNYQRYREERFRHTSESTNARVLWWSMSQTFVLIVMGFWQMRHLKSFFEAKKLV, from the exons ATGGTTAAGAATTTAATCACCGCAGCGGTGCTTTTTTGCGCGCTTCAAACCACCTTTGGGCTATACTTCCACATTGCGGAAACAGAACGCAAATGCTTTATTGAGGAGGTGCCTGATGAGACCACGGTCATCG TAAATTACAAAGTAGAATTGTACGATCCTCGTTCAAATGGTTTTATGCCTTCGTCGCCCGGCATTGGTATGCATGTGGAAGTGCGTGACAGCGACGATAAAGTCATCCTCTCACGCGTCTATAGTTCCGAGGGACGCATCTCTTTCACTTCACATATACCAGGTGAACacgtaatatgtatgtactccaACAGTACAGCTTGGTTTAGTGGCGCACAATTGCGTATACATCTTGACATCCAAGTGGGAGAACATGCCATCGATTACGCTAATGTAGCGCAGAAGGAGAAATTGACTGAATTACAATTACGCATACGTCAATTACTTGATCAAGTAGAGCAAATCACAAAGGAGCAGAACTATCAGCGCTATCGTGAGGAACGTTTCCGTCACACAAGTGAAAGTACCAATGCGCGCGTTTTATGGTGGTCAATGTCGCAAACATTTGTTTTGATCGTTATGGGTTTTTGGCAGATGCGACATTTGAAGAGCTTCTTCGAGGCGAAGAAATTAGTGTAA